One genomic window of Streptomyces sp. NBC_01498 includes the following:
- a CDS encoding cold-shock protein, producing MASGTVKWFNAEKGFGFIEQDGGGADVFAHYSNIAAQGFRELQEGQKVTFDVTQGQKGPQAENIVPA from the coding sequence ATGGCTAGTGGCACCGTCAAGTGGTTCAACGCGGAAAAGGGCTTCGGCTTCATCGAGCAGGACGGCGGCGGCGCCGACGTCTTCGCCCACTACTCGAACATCGCCGCCCAGGGCTTCCGTGAGCTCCAGGAAGGCCAGAAGGTGACCTTCGACGTCACGCAGGGCCAGAAGGGCCCGCAGGCGGAGAACATCGTCCCCGCCTGA